From the Juglans microcarpa x Juglans regia isolate MS1-56 chromosome 3D, Jm3101_v1.0, whole genome shotgun sequence genome, the window AccttcataaataaataaatctattttccataaaaaaaatattgtaacgCTGcactagaaaataaaaaaaatagtgtaacACTGTAAGCTTTGTTCcagtcttttttaaaaattgtggatccaattaaaaaaagttatatatatattttaatgatgaaatctattattttacaaatgaattgtcatgcttttatatatatatatatatatatatatatgagatttatataaattattattcattaaaaaaatttatttttattagaattaattactttttaaaaatatataatagccATATGTTTAGACATTTTTCGTTAGAAGAAAgggaaataatttcataaaattaaatttataaatttactaaatgaCATATGTTAGATGGAGACTTGGAGtaaattagattataaaactgtaaaaatatataagtcatTTTTGTGGGTTCGCTACAACACTTCTCATTGTCTCAGATTCTCTTCGTGATAATATATGACACGATTCGTTAATCTAACAtaaacacgacacgataaaagcagGTTAGGATTTAGCCTTAAcaggttcgggtcaaaacgggttgacccgttaagataCGATtacttaacgggttgataatgggtcaacccattttgacccgttaagttcaaagttaaagttacaattatatccttatacttaaaaataaaattgttaggattttaatttcgatatttttattatttgaattgtaattttagacttgtacttagttttatattttttatagatattatgattttaacatttatataaaattatgttaaacttaacTAGGTCAAATAagttaatttcagatttgttcaacccatttacataaaagGGTTGATACGACACGACCTGTTATATGAATGGATCGTGTtaggatttcaaattttgacaCAATAAATTTAATAGAGCAGGATAAAattgatctatataatataatgcaATAATTCTATAGACAACCGACCCGTATCTCCGCTGCGGCATCGCGTCCGATGTGGCAAAAATAAAAACGGCAACATTTCGTTTCACTACAGTAGAAAGGTCTCCTCTGGTCTCCATCCAATTTCGCCccacattttctctttctattttctccatcttcttcttctccatcccCACACCTCTCTTCGTCTTAGACACATTCATCGCTCTATCTCACAAAAAAGTCACAAACACTGCTGAATCCACGATGGGTCTCTTCTCTTCGTCCTATCCACGAAGCCACAGAGCCACACCCATAAATCCACTGGTTTCTCTTCGTCGTCACCCCCTTTCGAAGcccattttttcttattttccacCAAGATCTGAAATCTCCTTCCCACAGAGCCCTCACCGTCTTAGACTATCTTTAATGTCAATCTCGTTGTTAATGTTAGAATTTTCCAATTCATCAATGGGCTCTCTGCGTTTCTCCTATCCAAAACCTCCCAAGCTTTCGAAAGATAAGACCTTGAAGTTGCAGTTTCATCAATAGGCTCTTCTTCCCCATCTTTCTTTCTGAATTTTTGTAACCCCGGAATGAGTGATGCCAAGCTCGAAGTCCTATCTTCTTCTGAGAAAACAAAACCCAGATCCATAAACCCTCTTCCTTCTACCACTACTTATGACCTTTTTCTTGGATGATATTTCGGATCTGCGGGTATGATTTCCTCTGGTTCCGTGACTTCTTTTTCTGAAATGATGGTTTGGAGCTTTGACGTGAGTAGGACCGAATTTGGAGACAGAGAGCCATCGTCGAAGCTTGCTTTGGAGCTCAATTGATCACTCATGGACCTTTTATGGAgagtagggttgtgcaaaagctctggctttttttttatttttcctgaaTTGGATTTTCTGGGATTGCATGATGAAAACTGGATGAATCCTATTGATTTGGTTGTTTCTCAAAAATCTCAACCCCGAACCAGCACAAATCAAAGAGCTTCATGACCTTCTCTGTATCCATAGATGGCTGACGACTATGAAgcaaaaatgaagatttttgtggttggttatgccatgtGCGGAATTTAGGCTCCATATATATACCCAAGCTTTAGAAAACTTTAACTGGTTCAAACACGTTTTGCTTGTGCATAAATAAACTTATAACAATACTAGAtccattaaaaattttaaaacgaaATCTGAATAATGTCTGAAGAATAATGGTGACCAAAGATGCACGACAGTGACGAAAGATGGAATGCTCAAATCTCCCTCTCTGGTTTCGCTTTACAGCATCCAACTCAAAGTACAGCTCTTTTCATTCGatttcctcattttctcttttttttttttttttttaattttatcggATGACATGGCATACTGGTGTAGCAGCGGAGACGCAAGCCGGTTGTCTCTAAAATTattgaatataatataatatatatgtctgAATATTACACGATTTGACAATCCCACTAGGCTGCCTTTTAACTGCTCCAATAATCAGGCGTTCAAGATAAATTCCGCTCAAACCACAGTTTTCTAACGACCACGATCCACCCGTCGTTTTTTGAGTCACGAAGCAGGGCATATAAGTAACACTAtcccatattaaaaaaatctaaaatttccaCGCAAATATCTGATCCTTATCCTGTCTGCAGCGCGCCGCTGATTACCCTGGTATAAAACTGTATCTTTCCCCAATACTTCCTCGATCTAATCTTTTATCTGTGGGTCTGATCCGTGAGATACTGGCATTGCTTTATGTGTTTGTTTCTGTCTGGTTGCGATGATAAAATCAGCCCTGCTTCGTTCTTGGCCTTCTCCTCTGCAACTGGAAGCCAAGGATCTTCACCGTACACAACCATCCTCTGCAAGATTTGCTTCCACTGTAACTTGCTCTTCCAGAGACCATGCTTATATTCCGAAACTCCAGCCCTTTAGCCGATCCAAGTTCGAACGGGTCGTCAAAGATCCCCCCTTGATCGAGAAGTCCGAAAATGAGCTTTCAGGTATTCTTCTATCTCTCAAGCTGTAATTTGTTTCCGAGTTTTAtaaggttttgtttttgtttttgtttttgttttttttttttcgctttttGTAGATTTGAATGgaggttttttatttcttgtttttgtgtTTGACCCATGTGAAAGTCTTTGTTTACTTGGTTGGtttcttctttatttgtttttggatGTTGGTTATTTTGGGTAGTCATTTCCATGGCTTTTGGTTCTTCTTTCAGATTATTGTTCGACGCTAGAAGGAGATGATTCTTATAGCTGTTGGAGGGCGTATTTCGAACTCAAAGATCTTGAAGTAAGCTTCttctatgaataataaattaagcAAACCCTGTTTTAATGCTTGAGAAAACAGAGGAAACGCACAGATAATACCCAGAGCCTCgtgctatattatatattattttagtttcaTAAACGTTCTGTTTGATTGCCGTGAAAACGGAGGGAAACAGAAGATGAGAAAACACCTCCAGGCATGCGTCTCATATGAGTGGGCCTGATGCTGgaaaagaaagtgaagaaaTAGAATACGAGTTccaaaaaatcaatacaaaaaaaaaaaaaaaaaattgatgattttttcTTGATCATGATGTTCATCAGAGGGAGTCGCCAAAAGAAGACGTGGAGAAGCTGATTCTTCAAACAGGGGGCGTTAAATCCTTAATCGGGTGCTTACACGGCATTGCAGCAATGctaaaaaataacaagaatgCCGGGTCCAACATAGCCAAGCCGTTGAACGAGGAGAAAGGAGGAGAGAGACTCTGTCCAATCCCAGATGGATTGCCGAAATCACTATACGAGGTCGAGGAAGAAGAGCGAGCTAGAATGCCGGATTCGCCATTTACCCGGCTGCTTAGAACCAAAGGTCGGTCCCCTGCATGGTATTCCCCCGTCCCTGACCATGAAACTGACTGATTTAAGCAGGGAGACGTGAGCAAGTTTGTGTCCAGATTGTTAGTTGTATAATTACTTATCAAGTGGATGCGCGTGGTTAAAGATACGGGATTTTCACGTGGGTTGTGAGGCTTTGAGATTTGGGATGAGTTTCTTGTAGAATTATCATAAAAAGTGTTTGGTCTGGTTTGTGGCAACCGCCAACTGCACGACAAACAATCTCATTTCTTGTAATATGGAATTTCAAAAACAAGTATAATTAATaaagtttgaagtttgaagtaCTTCGGGCAAACCTGCAAACACATATACGAACCTATAGGGAAACATATTTTACAGGGACCATTTACCTCGTCTCGTGTTTCTCTTATAATATAGAAGGTTTCTGGTGACATGATGTCCTCTTTCGTTTTATGTAAACCTTTTGCCAAGGAAGTTTGGCTGTCTCATTTAATGCCATGAGACCCAGCTGCGTAAAACTAGTACAAAACTAGGAAGGCATGGGGCCAGAGAATCGGTATAGAGTCTAGACCAAGTATCTTACTAATATTTGAAGCAATCTCACATGGGGAACTTTCAAAagaattttaataagaaaaaagagcCAAAAGCGTATTGCTTCTTGGAGGAAGTGAGTAATTTTCACTGGTACACGGAATACTTCAGCCAATTTAGAACTCACCATAAACACTGCTATTACCCCGGCAATGCAGGCTCAAAAAGGCATGCCATTTTGGCCGGTGATAGTATCACGAATATCGGAGAACAGACCATAAAGGGAGTACTGTCGAAGATTTTCCACCTCATACCATGAATTTAGCGTATCAAGATTCTTATCTGTTCCAGAAAATGTCAATTGTATGCTCAAACTGCAATCTGTAGGCCCACCACTGCTTAAGCATTTAGAGGTTGGCACTGCACAACTTTGATTGTTCAGGCAAATAGAGTCCCCAGAGCATGCATCACACCCAAAGTTCTTCCAGTACAGATTTTGAAGAGTGCCTTTTTGGAATTCAAGAACCTGCAGTCAATTTAAACCAAAGTTCAATGCTACTCCCGGAGAGAGtgggaagagaggaaaaaaCAAGCAAATGTGATATGGAGTTTACCAGAGTGAAACTAATTATGGTGTGACTTGTATCAGCAACCAATGTTGGTAGAGATCTTGCTGCATACTTCTGTCCAGCAAACGCTACCATATGCCCACCAGACAACACCTGGGAATTTCGGAATTTCATGAAATCACATTGCTGATCAATTGTTGATTTATATGTTCTCATGATACTTATGTAAGGCTTCACAGAAATTCGTAAACAATCCAACATGAAGACAGACATGCAGAAAGCATCACAAGTAAAGAGCTGCAAATGGTACAGGGGTTTATGTTTGGTGATGACTTCAAGAGTGTTCGATTCTAAATGACTTTGATTACGATTTAGGATCTTCAATGCTGTTATTACGGTTGCATGTTTGAAATTTCTTTTGTGGCACGTGCGAAACTCTTTGTTTCAAGGCATGGTTCTTTTGCATCTTACATATATCCATCAAACTCGAACTCATGAAAAAATGAATGCACGTGATGCTTGATATCAAACATGTTCTTAAGCAATCCCCAAGAGAGGAAATACTAATcatgaagaaaggaaaaaaaagaggggCAAGACCATAAAGAATCAAAGATCTAGCTAATGACTTTCTGACAACTAACACTGAGATCTCTTATGCATACATCAAAGAAACAGTAATTTACGTGTGTTTCAAAGAGTCTCGTAGCAAAATAAAAGCTTGGAAAGCTTCTGGAAAAATAAGCGACATGCACATGAACTACATACCGAATTGAAGGTGGTGCTGTTAATGGTAAGATAAGAGATCTCATCAACTTTGGGCCTGAATAGAGCAAGTTGAGCACTAATGCCTGAGAGGGAGAGACGCAGATCGCAAGGAGAAAGTTGAGTCTGATTGAAGAAGAACGCATCTCTGGCTGCAAATGCAAGACCTAAGGTAAAACCGTCGAATTTTTGAACTTGTGCATCAGCGCAGGGACTGAAAACATTGTTTGTATCAGCTCCTTCTGCTACAAACATCATCACGATCATCGTCATCGCAACCATCATATGTGTTACCAATGCGATTGACCTCATGTTAGGTGTCCCACCTTCACCCATCTTCACCTAAGGAAAGAAATATCGCTTACATTTCTGCAATTTCAAAGCAATGAACAGAACTGCAGAACTTCGCAGGAGATGAAAACAAGGCTAATGGCAGCACTTATGTATACCATTTGCATCCTCATAAACAAATTGATATGTGAAATGATGCCTATATGTCaacaggaaaaaatgatatagCATATGATCAAAACTTTGCAATCCAATGAAACAAAACGAACACAAGACAAGCTACAAAACCCACTTTCTGAAACGCATGCGCAATAATCTCGACCCAAGAACAAACCAAAAATGGGAGACAAAGGAGCCTTCTAAGTCGCAAATAATCTCCTGAATTAACCTTCTATCAAAGCTCAACAAGTTACCTTGTAGCCAGTTTCTATGGCTTCTATGTGAATATTCATCAGCGATTCTGCGATTAAATGTAAAAAGTAGGAAATTTTCAAGAACcccaagatgaaaaaattaatgttttaaggTTTAGTACAATATATTTGCGTGCTATTGTTTTCATATCCCTCGGAACTATTCAATGAAACAAACATAAGACGCGCGAAACGGTTGCATCGGCAGGCCAGTTGGATCTTGTCCCTCGACGGTTATGGAAGTTGGTGTTTCACATTGGacaagattatttatttatttttttaataaaatcgacaagattttatttttggatatcATTACAAAGGTGCCCTTTATTAGGAAGATTGAAGGTTATATATTTTGCCTCTCTCATCCTTCcatcttacaatatttatgtgTTATTGATAGATGTCAAGACAAAGCAGTGAGGTCTCGTACATAACATTTtccattgagaaaaaaataataatattgtttatttcAACATTTATTATTCTAATCACATCAAGTGATATATTGTACATTAAAtgactatttattattaataataatttatgaaatCAGCATTACtcatagattatatatataatccaccatcttttcactCTCTCCACAAAGTTGAAACAATATCTAACAATAGtttagaagaataaaaatagcAATTGAGACATGTTTGAGTCATTTTTCCAATTTCTTGGTGTTTTTGGTGGAATATACAGGTGACTCGCGAGGATCATCCTTTGGACGTCTTGATCTAAGAATATATCATTCTCTATTATATAAGTAGCTATAAAACGGCTGAAACGGAAATTCGCGTTTTCCGTTTGCTCTCTGTTAAATAGCCGTTAACTTTCTACAACAAAGCCTTGAAGACCGAGATTCATAGACAGCAGTGAGAAAGCATAAAAATGGCGAAGATATATGCCATCAGCTCAcaagaaatctcaaaatatcACAATCTGATGATGAAAAAGCATTCAGACACAAATCTGACAATCTGTAAAGAGAAAAAGCATGCaggaaaaaaagtataaaaatggtataGACATAACCTGTAagacataaaagataaaagtaataaacttaaaacatcttaacaGTCAACCCATAAAGATCTGAAACTGTTAAAAGTGACTAAACGATAAAACAATCTCTGTTTTCAAGGTGCTGCTGTCAGATTTCTGCATGCAACCTGCATGCGTATGATACGTTTTCCCTTCTGCAGGTTGCATGTTCTGCAGGTTGCATGCGTATCGAACATGTAAAACAttgaaaaagttgtgaaaaaaaaaacaatcaaagtCTAAAAACATTATAGCAGAACacgggaaaaaacaaaaaaaaaaaatttcatttgttcTATGAGTGCaggttgtaaaaaaaaacaatcaaaatctaaaaacattataacaaaacacagaaaaaaaaaatttcgtccatgcatgcatggtctcAGGAGTTTTTTTCCATATTTGGTTTAggagtttttgagtttttcttttctgatgTCTGGGTTGGTTGGTTTTGCTGTTTTTAATATGTGAGATAGGTCACCTGGGAGGAGAGGGGATTGCCCTTTAAAAGATAATGGGTTTTGACAGGAGAAACCAAGCCACCAGACATTTATACAGCCTGATATTTTCATAGGTGAAACCAAACCACCTGATATTCCGAGATTGAGGATCAAACAATTGTTTAAGGTGTTCATCTTTGGCAGTGTTCAaccttttttgtgtttttgactTCTCATCTATTGTTTTCTCtcctatttttttcctttactgGTTTTGATGTTTACTGTTGATTACTTTTCAGCTGCTTTCCCAGTTGTCTAAGGTGTTCTTGGCTGGAGCTGGAGATTTCTAAAGCTAGAACTTTGTGGCCTTTGATCACTGTGAGTGCATAGTTATTTAGTGTAGTGTTTTCTGATGGTGAAAGTAGTGCTTTTTCTGTTTcctatttccttttctttgtttaCTGTGtctccagatttttttttttccttttttttatctgtttcatcttgactttgttttttcttttttagtttcagATTAACACATATTTTCCCCAACTTGCCATTCTACTCAACTTGCCcaactaaaaaagaagaaaaaaagttgaaaaactcATAAGAACAGAAAATAGAACACATATTTTCCCCAATCTGTTTCATCTtgactttgttttttcttttttagtttcagATTAACACATATTTTCCCCAACTTGCCATTCTACtcaattgataaaacaaatattagtaAATACCACTCTCAATCTACATTAAAACCAAAGTGCTAATCTGAAactaaaaaacaagaaaaaaagttgaaaaactcATAAGAACAGAAAATAGAACACATATTTTCCCCAACTATTCAACATCCAGCCGAAAGTCAAATCTTGTTCATAAACAAAATCTGAACTATTAAAAGAATCCAAACAATGGATCAAAGAatccatttaaaaacataaaaaaaaaatctaattttaatacaagaaaatataatttcgAAACcacaaaaaacctaaaaaaattaaa encodes:
- the LOC121254498 gene encoding uncharacterized protein LOC121254498, translating into MGEGGTPNMRSIALVTHMMVAMTMIVMMFVAEGADTNNVFSPCADAQVQKFDGFTLGLAFAARDAFFFNQTQLSPCDLRLSLSGISAQLALFRPKVDEISYLTINSTTFNSVLSGGHMVAFAGQKYAARSLPTLVADTSHTIISFTLVLEFQKGTLQNLYWKNFGCDACSGDSICLNNQSCAVPTSKCLSSGGPTDCSLSIQLTFSGTDKNLDTLNSWYEVENLRQYSLYGLFSDIRDTITGQNGMPF
- the LOC121254499 gene encoding CCG-binding protein 1, which codes for MIKSALLRSWPSPLQLEAKDLHRTQPSSARFASTVTCSSRDHAYIPKLQPFSRSKFERVVKDPPLIEKSENELSDYCSTLEGDDSYSCWRAYFELKDLERESPKEDVEKLILQTGGVKSLIGCLHGIAAMLKNNKNAGSNIAKPLNEEKGGERLCPIPDGLPKSLYEVEEEERARMPDSPFTRLLRTKGRSPAWYSPVPDHETD